In one window of Azotobacter salinestris DNA:
- a CDS encoding sugar nucleotide-binding protein, which translates to MHMRLMLLGGGSALGRALIHLGAEADVSFLAPRPPEQGWDSASLTQLLDETRPDALFNLAYYHDWFQAETLDADRLASQERATERLAELCRHHQIILLQPSSYRVFDGTRATAYSEKDEPMPLGLRGQSLLRIEQSVRAICPRHVLLRFGWLYDESPDGVLGRFLLRAERESVLALADDRRGNPTLVDDAARVMLAVLKQLDCRAPLWGTYHYGGHEATTALAFGQAVLGEARVYRRLAVEDIQALPHGASPDAGEEPQHAVLSCKKILNTFGIKPRAWRAGLPSLLDRYYRHV; encoded by the coding sequence ATGCATATGCGTCTGATGCTGCTGGGCGGTGGCAGCGCCTTGGGTCGGGCCCTGATACACCTGGGCGCCGAGGCCGATGTCAGCTTCCTGGCGCCCCGCCCCCCGGAGCAGGGCTGGGATTCGGCCAGCCTGACCCAGCTGCTCGACGAGACCCGTCCCGATGCGCTGTTCAATCTCGCCTACTACCATGACTGGTTCCAGGCCGAGACCCTCGATGCCGACCGCCTGGCCAGCCAGGAGCGCGCGACCGAGCGCCTTGCCGAACTCTGCCGGCATCACCAGATCATTCTGCTGCAACCCTCCAGTTACCGGGTCTTCGACGGTACCCGGGCCACGGCCTACAGCGAGAAGGACGAGCCGATGCCCCTCGGGCTGCGCGGGCAGTCCTTGCTGCGCATCGAGCAGAGTGTGCGGGCGATCTGTCCCCGGCATGTGCTGCTGCGCTTCGGCTGGCTGTATGACGAAAGTCCCGACGGAGTGCTCGGGCGTTTTCTCCTGCGTGCCGAACGGGAAAGCGTACTGGCTCTGGCCGATGACCGCCGCGGCAACCCGACGCTGGTGGACGATGCCGCACGGGTGATGCTCGCCGTGCTCAAGCAACTGGATTGCCGCGCGCCGCTGTGGGGCACCTATCATTACGGCGGCCATGAGGCGACCACCGCCTTGGCATTCGGCCAGGCGGTTCTCGGCGAAGCGCGCGTCTATCGCCGGCTGGCCGTCGAGGATATCCAGGCCCTGCCGCATGGCGCGAGTCCGGATGCGGGCGAGGAACCGCAGCATGCGGTGCTATCCTGCAAGAAGATACTCAACACCTTCGGCATCAAGCCGCGTGCCTGGCGTGCTGGTTTGCCGAGCCTGCTGGATCGTTATTATCGCCATGTCTGA
- a CDS encoding NAD-dependent epimerase/dehydratase family protein — MSDLSVLVTGGAGFIGSHLVDTLLAGGYSVRVLDNLSSGKPDNLPLGHSRLELIEGDVADAARVREVMAGCGAVVHLAAVASVQASVIDPVGTHRSNFIGTLNVCEAMREHGVRRVLFASSAAVYGNNGEGEAIDEDTPKAPLTPYAADKLASEHYLEFYRRQHGLEPAIFRFFNIYGPRQDPSSPYSGVISIFTERAAKGLPITLFGDGEQTRDFVYIADLVEVLLQALEAPQILPGAVNVGLSRSLSLNRLLEEISALFGGLPEVRREAARPGDIRHSRANNWRLRERYRLSEPTSMAAGLACLLGQARP; from the coding sequence ATGTCTGACCTGTCCGTTCTGGTAACCGGTGGAGCCGGCTTCATCGGCTCGCACCTGGTCGATACCTTGCTCGCCGGGGGATATTCCGTGCGCGTGCTGGACAACCTGTCCAGCGGCAAGCCGGACAATCTGCCGCTTGGCCATTCCCGACTCGAACTGATCGAAGGGGATGTCGCCGACGCAGCTCGGGTGCGGGAGGTTATGGCCGGTTGTGGAGCCGTGGTCCATCTGGCTGCCGTGGCATCGGTGCAGGCCTCGGTGATCGATCCGGTGGGCACCCACCGCAGCAATTTCATCGGCACCCTGAACGTCTGCGAAGCAATGCGCGAGCATGGCGTCAGGCGCGTGCTGTTCGCCTCCAGCGCGGCCGTCTACGGCAATAACGGTGAAGGCGAGGCGATCGACGAGGACACCCCGAAAGCACCGCTCACCCCTTATGCGGCGGACAAGCTGGCCAGCGAGCATTACCTCGAGTTCTATCGCCGTCAGCATGGGCTGGAGCCGGCGATCTTCCGCTTCTTCAACATCTACGGGCCGCGGCAGGATCCTTCATCACCCTATTCGGGGGTGATCAGCATCTTCACCGAGCGGGCCGCGAAGGGCCTGCCCATCACCCTGTTCGGCGATGGCGAGCAGACCCGCGATTTCGTCTATATCGCCGATCTCGTCGAGGTTCTGCTGCAGGCCCTGGAGGCGCCGCAGATCCTGCCGGGAGCGGTGAACGTCGGCTTGAGCCGCAGCCTCAGCCTGAACCGGCTGCTCGAAGAAATCTCGGCCTTGTTCGGCGGCTTGCCGGAGGTGCGTCGGGAGGCTGCGCGACCGGGCGACATCCGCCATTCGCGGGCGAACAACTGGCGCCTGCGGGAGCGCTATCGACTGTCCGAGCCGACGTCGATGGCTGCCGGCCTGGCGTGTCTGCTGGGGCAGGCGCGGCCCTGA
- a CDS encoding IS630 family transposase, whose amino-acid sequence MKCKRNSDGRAIDHHSLQVMRQQAIKAVREGQTVQSVAAAFGVNIRSVFRWLSDFANGGQNALLAKPVPGRPPRIGAEEMRWLAQAVRDHSPLQYRFEFGLWTLSLIAELIRRQFGKTLSLSAVSRIMKLLGFTAQKPLHRAWQQDAALVRQWENETWPAIRAEARAAGARIYFADESGLRSDYHAGTTWAPQGETPVVEVTGRRFSVNMLSAVGTRGEFRFMLHDGTVTASVFREFLKRLLIGAEQPVFVIVDGHPAHKARLVRAFVEEQAGRLKLFYLPPYSPQLNPDEQVWGHVKRSVSRRLVQNREEMKRLALGALRRIQKLPELVKSFFRHPDCRYAAA is encoded by the coding sequence ATGAAATGCAAACGAAACTCCGACGGTCGAGCAATCGACCACCATTCCCTTCAGGTCATGCGTCAGCAGGCGATCAAGGCCGTTCGCGAAGGGCAGACCGTCCAAAGCGTGGCGGCCGCCTTCGGCGTCAATATCCGCAGCGTCTTTCGCTGGCTGTCCGACTTCGCCAATGGCGGACAGAACGCCCTGCTCGCCAAGCCGGTTCCCGGACGTCCCCCCAGGATCGGTGCCGAGGAAATGCGCTGGCTGGCACAGGCCGTTCGGGACCACTCGCCGCTGCAATACCGTTTCGAGTTCGGCCTGTGGACCTTGTCGCTGATCGCCGAATTGATCCGCCGCCAGTTCGGCAAGACGCTGTCGCTGTCCGCCGTGAGCCGGATCATGAAGCTGCTCGGCTTCACCGCGCAGAAACCCTTGCATCGCGCCTGGCAGCAGGATGCGGCGCTGGTGCGCCAGTGGGAAAACGAGACCTGGCCGGCGATTCGGGCCGAGGCCCGTGCAGCGGGGGCAAGGATCTACTTCGCGGACGAGTCGGGCCTGCGCTCCGACTACCATGCCGGCACGACCTGGGCACCGCAGGGGGAAACGCCGGTGGTCGAGGTGACCGGCCGACGCTTCTCGGTGAACATGCTGTCGGCGGTCGGGACGCGCGGCGAGTTCCGCTTCATGCTGCACGACGGGACGGTGACGGCCAGCGTGTTCCGCGAGTTTCTCAAGCGCCTGCTGATCGGTGCCGAGCAGCCGGTCTTCGTGATCGTCGATGGCCATCCGGCGCACAAGGCCCGGCTGGTCAGGGCGTTCGTCGAAGAACAGGCGGGGCGCCTGAAACTCTTCTATCTGCCGCCGTACTCGCCGCAGTTGAACCCGGACGAGCAGGTCTGGGGGCACGTCAAGCGCAGTGTGTCCAGGCGTCTTGTGCAGAACCGGGAAGAGATGAAGAGGTTGGCACTGGGTGCGCTGCGTAGAATCCAGAAGTTACCGGAGTTGGTGAAGTCGTTTTTTCGCCACCCGGACTGCCGATATGCAGCAGCATGA